A genomic region of Sarcophilus harrisii chromosome 6, mSarHar1.11, whole genome shotgun sequence contains the following coding sequences:
- the LOC100927970 gene encoding olfactory receptor 5D18-like — MMITERNHSAAPVIFVLLGFSDYPEFQILLFLIFLVIYVITVMGNLGMIAIIAVNPKLHTPMYFFLKHLSFVDFCYSTIVTPKLLENLVAEDRAMSLPTCITQFFFATTCALIDPFMLAVMAYDRFVAICNPLLYIVIMSQKRCALLMAAAYSWGILFSLLFTYSLLVLSFCGTNIINNFICDYSGILSSSCSDKHFSELILFIVANFNMFSTLVVIISSYIFIFVTVMKMHSIRARCKAFSTCASHLIAVGMFYGTVLFLYCIPHAKSSWFTNKLGSVFYTVVIPMLNPLIYSLRNNEVKETFRKLLDTKRFSH; from the coding sequence ATGATGATCACTGAGAGAAACCACAGTGCTGCTCCAGTCATATTTGTTCTCTTGGGATTCTCTGACTACCCAGAATTTCAGATTcttctctttctgattttcttaGTTATCTATGTGATCACTGTAATGGGGAATCTTGGAATGATAGCAATCATTGCCGTGAATCCCAAGTTACACACcccaatgtattttttccttaaacacCTGTCCTTTGTGGATTTCTGTTACTCCACAATTGTTACACCAAAGTTGCTGGAAAACTTAGTTGCAGAAGATAGGGCAATGTCTCTGCCTACTTGCATCACACAATTCTTCTTTGCAACTACCTGTGCTTTGATTGATCCCTTCATGTTGGCAGTGATGGCATATGACCGTTTTGTGGCCATTTGTAATCCCCTTTTATACATAGTTATCATGTCCCAGAAACGTTGTGCCCTGCTGATGGCTGCAGCATACTCCTGGGGTATACTCTTCTCTCTGCTCTTCACCTATTCTCTCCTTGTATTATCTTTTTGTGGTACTAAcatcattaataattttatctgtgaCTATTCTGGCATACTCTCTTCTTCTTGCTCTGATAAACACTTTAGTGAGCTAAtactttttatagtggcaaattttaatatgtttagcACACTTGTGGTCATAAtctcttcttatatttttatttttgtaactgtCATGAAGATGCATTCAATTAGGGCGAGGTGTAAGGCTTTCTCCACTTGTGCCTCTCACCTGATAGCTGTTGGAATGTTCTATGGAACAGTTCTTTTTCTCTACTGCATTCCCCATGCCAAAAGCAGTTGGTTCACCAATAAATTGGGCTCTGTTTTCTATACAGTGGTCATCCCCATGCTGAACCCTTTGATATACAGTCTGAGGAATAATGAAGTAAAGGAAACATTTAGGAAGTTATTGGACACAAAAAGGTTTTctcattaa
- the LOC100929524 gene encoding olfactory receptor 5D18-like codes for MVSNRNHSSPAIFILFGFSEYPEFQTLLFLLFLATYMTSVMGNLGMISIIAINPKLHTPMYFFLKHLSFVDFCYSTVVTPKLLENLVAEDRTMSISTCITQFFFFAACAFTDTFMLAVMAYDRFVAICKPLLYMVIMSQKHRVLLMAAAYTWGIFFSLLLTNSLRTLFFCGTNIIDNFLCDYSSILYTACSDKDFSELVLFIFANFTMLSTLIVIISSYIFIFVTVMKMQSVRARHKAFSTCASHLTAVGVFYGTVLFLYCIPNTQSSWFTIKVGSVFYTVIIPMLNPLIYSLRNNEVKETIKKLMGKNDFSPN; via the coding sequence ATGGTCTCCAATAGAAATCACAGTTCTCCAGCCATATTCATTCTCTTCGGATTCTCTGAGTACCCAGAATTTCAGactcttctctttttgttgttcttggcCACCTACATGACCAGTGTAATGGGGAATCTTGGAATGATTTCAATCATTGCTATTAATCCAAAGTTACACACtccaatgtattttttccttaagcACTTATCTTTTGTGGATTTCTGTTACTCCACTGTTGTTACACCAAAGTTGCTGGAAAACTTAGTTGCAGAAGATAGGACAATGTCTATTTCTACTTGCATCACACAATTCTTCTTTTTTGCTGCTTGTGCTTTTACTGATACATTCATGTTAGCAGTGATGGCATATGATCGCTTTGTGGCCATTTGTAAACCCCTTTTATACATGGTTATCATGTCCCAGAAACATCGTGTCCTGCTGATGGCTGCAGCATACACCTGGGGCATATTCTTCTCTCTGCTCCTCACCAATTCTCTTCGTACATTATTTTTTTGTGGGACTAACatcattgataattttttgtGTGACTATTCCAGCATACTCTATACTGCCTGCTCTGATAAAGATTTTAGTGAGTTGGTACTTTTCATATTTGCAAATTTTACTATGTTGAGCACACTCATAGTCATAAtctcttcttatatttttatttttgtgactgTGATGAAGATGCAGTCAGTTAGGGCAAGGCATAAAGCCTTCTCCACTTGTGCCTCTCACCTGACAGCTGTTGGAGTCTTCTATGGAACTGTCCTATTCCTCTACTGTATACCCAATACCCAAAGCTCTTGGTTCACCATTAAAGTGGGCTCTGTTTTCTATACAGTGATCATCCCTATGCTAAACCCATTAATATACAGTCTGAGGAACAATGAAGTGAAAGAAACAATCAAGAAATTAATGGGCAAAAATGATTTCTCACCAAATTAA